From the genome of Adhaeribacter pallidiroseus:
ATGATTAAAGACTGTACGACAGTATGGAAAAACTGTCTGCAGGTGATAAAGGACAGCATAGGGGAGCAGAGCTACAAAACGTGGTTCGAGCCTATCGTGCCTTTGTTGCTGAAAGACAACGTACTGACGATCCAGGTGCCCAGTCAGTTTTTTTACGAATGGCTGGAAGAGCATTATGTTAGTCTGCTCAAAAAAGTTATTTACCAGGAGCTAGGGAACGAAGGCCGGCTGGAATATTCGATTATCGTGGATCGGGGCAACGATTTTAATAAACCGCAAACGGTAAATATTCCGACCAAAAAAGTACCCACGGCTATTTCTAATTCATACCATCCGGAGCAACATTTTTTAAAAAATCCGTTCGAATCCAAAACCATCGACCGGAATTTTTTTAATTCGCAGTTAAACGGTTCTTATAATTTTGATAATTACATCGAAGGCGATTGCAACCGGCTGGCCCGTTCGGCGGGTTACGCGGTAGCTGCCAAACCCGGTACTACGTCTTTTAACCCCTTAATGGTATACGGCGGCGTGGGTTTAGGCAAAACGCACCTGGTACACGCCATCGGCAACCATATTAAAAGTACCTGGCCCGAGAAATTTGTACTGTACGTTTCGTCGGAGAAATTCGTTAATCAGTTTATCGAGTCATTAAAAACCAATTCGGTTCAGGATTTTGCGAACTTTTACCTGCTCGTTGATATCCTGATTATTGATGACGTGCAGTTTTTGAGCGGGAAAGAGAAAACCCAGGAAATGTTTTTCCATATTTTCAACCACCTGCACCAGTCCGGCAAACAAATCGTGATGACTTCGGACTGCGCACCGCCGAAGTTAAAAGGTTTGGAAGAGCGATTACTTTCCCGGTTTAAATGGGGCTTAACCGCCGATTTGCAAAGTCCGGATTTTGAAACCCGCATGGCCATTATTCAGAAAAAAATGCAGGCCGATGGCATTGATATTCCGAATAACGTAATTGAGTACCTGGCTTATTCCGTGGATACCAACGTACGGGAACTGGAAGGCGTACTGATTTCGTTAATTGCCCAATCGTCGCTGAACCGCAAAGAGATTGACCTGGAATTGGCTAAAAATGCCTTAAAGCACATTATTGAAGACGTAGAAACCGAGGTAAACCTGGATTTCATTCAAAAAACGGTAGCCGAATACTTTGATGTAACCCTGGACTCGTTGAAAGCCAAGACCCGGAAGAAAGAAATTGTAACGGCGCGGCAGGTGGCGATGTATTTTGCCAAAGAATTTACCAGTCATTCTTTAAAATCTATTGGTTACCATTTTGGTGGCCGGGACCATAGTACCGTTATTCACTCGGTGCAAACCGTTTCGGATTTAATTGATACAGATAAAAAATTTAAAGCATCGATACAAGAACTACAAAAGAAATTTAAAGTGAAAACCGGCTGATAGCCGGAATTAGGAACTGATATGCTTTCAAAAAAAGCGAAATACGCTCTAAAAGCCCTCTTATACCTCACCAAAAACGCCGATAAAGGCCTCATTCTTATTTCGGATATTTCCGAGCGGGAACGTATTCCCCGTAAATTCCTGGAAGCTATTCTGGTAGATTTAAAAACCCAGGGCTTGCTGCAAAGTACCCGCGGTAAAAATGGCGGCTACGCTTTAGTAAAAGATCCTTCGCAAATTTCCGTGGGCAACGTTATCCGCATGATCGACGGCCCGCTGGCTCCTATTCCCTGCGTGAGTCATTTGTATTACCGCAAATGCGACGAGTGCGTTGACGAAATAACCTGCGAAATCCGGATTGTGATGAAAAAGGTGCGTGATTCTACTGCCAACATTCTGGATACTACCTATCTAACGGACCTAGAAAAAATGAATACCCTGGTAGCTTAAAAAAAAGATTTGGCTCTTTCAAAACTTCTTGCGTTATTTGTCTACAAATTCTATAGACAATGCCTTTAACTACTTGCTGCCATCTATCTTGCCTAACGGAAACAAAACTGTTTTATACCTGTTTAGGTGCTTTGTTTTACAGATCTGTTTAGCATTAAACGCAGCAAAATAACTAAAATTTTAAAAAAACTTCTGTACCACCTCACCAATCCTGCTTTTACCTTTAACCCATGAAAAAAACTTTTTTACTCCTTTACGTTCTGCTTATAGCTGTGCTAACCACCTATGGTCAGGAGAATAATATTATTGAAATTACGGGCCAAGTAACCGACCAGGAAGCCAAAGATCCTTTGCCCGGGGTAAGTGTCTACGTAAAAGGCACCGTTACCGGCACTGTAACCAATAATGCTGGCGATTTTTCTTTGCGTACCCGGTTACGGTTTCCATTTACTTTAATTTTTTCTTCGGTGGGCTTTCAGCAGCAAGAGTTTGAAGTAAAAGGAGTCGGCTCTAAATTGAATGTAGCTATGGTTACCCAAACCGTACTGGGTAAAGAAGTAGTTATTACGGCTTCGCGGGTAGAAGAAAGTATTTTAAAGTCACCGGTAGCTATTGAAAAATTAGATATCCGGGCGATAAAAGATACTCCGGCCCCCAGTTTTTACGATGCTCTGGAAAACGTAAAAGGCGTGCAGATGACCACTTCCAGCCTTACCTTTAAAGTGCCTAATACCCGTGGTTTTAATATCCCGAATAACTTCCGGTTTATGCAATTGGTAGACGGCGTAGATATGCAAGCGGCCACTTTGGGCGTACCGTTGGGTAATG
Proteins encoded in this window:
- the dnaA gene encoding chromosomal replication initiator protein DnaA; translation: MIKDCTTVWKNCLQVIKDSIGEQSYKTWFEPIVPLLLKDNVLTIQVPSQFFYEWLEEHYVSLLKKVIYQELGNEGRLEYSIIVDRGNDFNKPQTVNIPTKKVPTAISNSYHPEQHFLKNPFESKTIDRNFFNSQLNGSYNFDNYIEGDCNRLARSAGYAVAAKPGTTSFNPLMVYGGVGLGKTHLVHAIGNHIKSTWPEKFVLYVSSEKFVNQFIESLKTNSVQDFANFYLLVDILIIDDVQFLSGKEKTQEMFFHIFNHLHQSGKQIVMTSDCAPPKLKGLEERLLSRFKWGLTADLQSPDFETRMAIIQKKMQADGIDIPNNVIEYLAYSVDTNVRELEGVLISLIAQSSLNRKEIDLELAKNALKHIIEDVETEVNLDFIQKTVAEYFDVTLDSLKAKTRKKEIVTARQVAMYFAKEFTSHSLKSIGYHFGGRDHSTVIHSVQTVSDLIDTDKKFKASIQELQKKFKVKTG
- a CDS encoding RrF2 family transcriptional regulator → MLSKKAKYALKALLYLTKNADKGLILISDISERERIPRKFLEAILVDLKTQGLLQSTRGKNGGYALVKDPSQISVGNVIRMIDGPLAPIPCVSHLYYRKCDECVDEITCEIRIVMKKVRDSTANILDTTYLTDLEKMNTLVA